In Candidatus Poribacteria bacterium, the following are encoded in one genomic region:
- a CDS encoding NAD(P)-dependent oxidoreductase produces the protein MILIIGQGFIGSSIAAFMTGKARKLVSHTDDWRTLIATLSPSLVVNAAGIVGQKKCNAAGWDATLAANVDFAREVAETALNYKSQCLLFSTGAVYAKPNSTPKPEHAELSKIDNPYVQSKIQMEVAVKDMDVIVFRIPSVVGAGYHKWDYLNRIRECMWVEDCYTSLLGMSTLYQAIGHVNQHKVSGIFNIADPGFVHIPSYVKQHYKELPVRQDDQMPENYALAHILDTTKAQLAGIL, from the coding sequence ATGATACTCATTATTGGACAAGGCTTTATCGGTAGCAGTATAGCGGCATTTATGACAGGAAAAGCTCGGAAACTTGTTTCTCACACAGATGACTGGCGAACACTGATAGCGACGCTATCTCCATCCCTCGTTGTCAATGCGGCAGGCATTGTAGGTCAGAAAAAATGCAATGCGGCAGGCTGGGATGCTACCTTGGCTGCCAATGTAGATTTCGCTCGTGAGGTTGCAGAGACTGCATTAAATTATAAGAGTCAATGCCTGCTTTTCTCGACTGGAGCGGTCTATGCAAAACCGAATTCTACGCCGAAGCCTGAACACGCGGAGCTCTCTAAAATCGACAATCCGTATGTCCAGAGTAAGATACAGATGGAAGTTGCCGTCAAAGATATGGATGTAATCGTTTTCAGGATACCATCGGTTGTTGGAGCTGGATATCATAAGTGGGATTATCTCAACCGTATTCGGGAATGCATGTGGGTGGAAGACTGCTATACGAGTCTGCTGGGAATGTCCACACTTTACCAAGCGATAGGACATGTAAACCAGCACAAAGTGAGCGGTATTTTCAACATAGCCGATCCCGGGTTCGTACATATACCGAGTTATGTAAAACAACACTACAAGGAACTTCCAGTACGGCAAGACGACCAGATGCCTGAAAATTATGCACTGGCTCATATTCTGGATACAACCAAAGCACAATTGGCGGGAATACTGTGA
- a CDS encoding phytanoyl-CoA dioxygenase family protein, with protein sequence MKITQKEIQFFNENGYLIQRNVLDKALIAQCLDHYWKSAPEGFYRSDPNTWRGMISQNAFTREGIHHQDYDWKDHTLKDTPCGRSLIAENASIIEAVGALAPFPIQRSHTRGIFGVLPGSAGRPFHIDGPRVLPFIGVTGLLADSSLNAGCFTFYPKSHHRVSELIENGTLDVLKNKSQDMYKMDLWKDALIEDPVQFTGRAGDIVFWHDSLVHQYTHNLSNNIRIAMFVDFYIEMNL encoded by the coding sequence GTGAAAATCACACAAAAAGAGATACAATTCTTTAACGAAAACGGGTATCTTATCCAACGCAATGTTCTTGACAAGGCGTTGATAGCGCAATGCCTTGATCATTATTGGAAATCTGCGCCAGAAGGGTTCTACAGGTCGGATCCGAACACATGGCGAGGCATGATTTCCCAAAACGCTTTTACACGGGAAGGCATACACCACCAAGACTATGACTGGAAAGATCATACTTTGAAAGATACGCCGTGTGGGCGTTCACTTATCGCTGAAAATGCCAGTATCATAGAAGCTGTTGGTGCCTTAGCACCGTTTCCTATTCAACGCTCACATACCCGCGGTATCTTTGGTGTTTTGCCGGGATCCGCAGGGCGTCCATTTCATATCGATGGGCCGCGTGTTTTACCTTTTATTGGCGTTACGGGGCTTCTTGCAGATTCTTCTCTAAACGCGGGGTGCTTCACATTTTACCCCAAAAGCCATCATCGGGTGTCAGAACTCATAGAAAATGGGACCTTGGATGTGCTCAAAAACAAGAGTCAGGATATGTACAAGATGGACCTGTGGAAGGACGCACTCATCGAAGATCCGGTTCAGTTTACGGGGCGTGCTGGCGATATTGTTTTTTGGCATGATTCGTTGGTGCATCAGTATACGCACAACCTATCTAACAACATTAGAATCGCAATGTTTGTCGATTTTTATATAGAGATGAATTTATGA